The following proteins are encoded in a genomic region of Nicotiana sylvestris chromosome 4, ASM39365v2, whole genome shotgun sequence:
- the LOC104222013 gene encoding SUMO-conjugating enzyme SCE1-like isoform X1, with translation MSGGIARGRLAEERKAWRKNHPHGFVAKPETGADGSVNLMVWHCSIPGKPATDWEGGHYPLTMHFSEDYPSKPPKCKFPQGFFHPNVYPSGTVCLSILNEDSGWRPAITVKQILVGIQDLLDQPNPNDPAQTDGYQLYMQDTAEYKRRVKQQAKQYPALL, from the exons ATGTCGGGCGGAATTGCGCGTGGTCGTTTGGCTGAGGAGAGGAAAGCATGGCGTAAGAATCATCCTCAT GGTTTTGTGGCAAAGCCGGAGACTGGTGCTGATGGGTCTGTCAATTTGATGGTTTGGCATTGCTCTATCCCTGGTAAACCTGCT ACTGACTGGGAGGGCGGTCACTATCCACTAACAATGCACTTCAGTGAAGACTATCCAAGCAAACCCCCTAAGTGCAAGTTTCCTCAAGGTTTCTTTCATCCAAATGTCTATCCTTCAGGAACAGTATGTTTGTCTATCCTCAACGAGGACAGT GGGTGGAGGCCAGCCATTACAGTTAAACAAATTTTGGTGGGTATCCAAGATTTGCTCGACCAGCCAAATCCCAATGATCCAGCACAAACTGATGGTTATCAGCTCTATATGCAG GACACAGCTGAGTACAAGAGGCGAGTGAAGCAGCAGGCTAAGCAATATCCAGCTCTACTCTAA
- the LOC104222013 gene encoding SUMO-conjugating enzyme SCE1-like isoform X2: MELIADEFARVESVIEGFVAKPETGADGSVNLMVWHCSIPGKPATDWEGGHYPLTMHFSEDYPSKPPKCKFPQGFFHPNVYPSGTVCLSILNEDSGWRPAITVKQILVGIQDLLDQPNPNDPAQTDGYQLYMQDTAEYKRRVKQQAKQYPALL; encoded by the exons ATGGAGCTAATAGCTGACGAGTTCGCTAGAGTTGAATCAGTTATTGAG GGTTTTGTGGCAAAGCCGGAGACTGGTGCTGATGGGTCTGTCAATTTGATGGTTTGGCATTGCTCTATCCCTGGTAAACCTGCT ACTGACTGGGAGGGCGGTCACTATCCACTAACAATGCACTTCAGTGAAGACTATCCAAGCAAACCCCCTAAGTGCAAGTTTCCTCAAGGTTTCTTTCATCCAAATGTCTATCCTTCAGGAACAGTATGTTTGTCTATCCTCAACGAGGACAGT GGGTGGAGGCCAGCCATTACAGTTAAACAAATTTTGGTGGGTATCCAAGATTTGCTCGACCAGCCAAATCCCAATGATCCAGCACAAACTGATGGTTATCAGCTCTATATGCAG GACACAGCTGAGTACAAGAGGCGAGTGAAGCAGCAGGCTAAGCAATATCCAGCTCTACTCTAA